A genomic window from Flintibacter sp. KGMB00164 includes:
- a CDS encoding nucleotidyltransferase family protein: MQVIGIVAEYNPFHTGHAYQIARTRQVLERDCAVVAVMSGNWVQGGRPAVLDKWTRARLALLGGVDLVLELPTVWAVSSAESFARGAVTILERSGVVDVLSFGSEYGDVEKLRRLAACLNTPEYEERLRRFVGEGMPFAAARQAAADSLLGEELSLLLSQPNNNLGVEYLRTLDSLNSKIQPMTVRREGAPHDSLLEGADRPRHLSATQLRAYLERGDWPALEPYLPKGGVEVLKEGWNGFPSLQRMERGILAKLRTMTAEDWAKLPDSGAGEGLPPRLERAGKQCRSLEEFVVLAKPKHWTQARMRRLLVWAYLGLTQTDRPGQPTYLRVLGFNTRGQEVLRHMKKRVPWCILTKSAHARRQLEGDLRLFELEARCTDLYDLCLETVPRPGREWTTGPVRM; the protein is encoded by the coding sequence ATGCAGGTTATTGGCATCGTTGCCGAATACAATCCCTTCCACACCGGACACGCCTACCAAATTGCCCGTACCCGCCAGGTTCTGGAGAGGGACTGTGCCGTGGTTGCCGTGATGAGCGGCAACTGGGTCCAGGGTGGACGGCCCGCCGTGCTGGACAAGTGGACCCGGGCGCGGCTGGCTCTGCTGGGAGGGGTCGACCTGGTGCTGGAGCTGCCCACCGTGTGGGCGGTGTCCTCCGCGGAGTCCTTCGCACGGGGCGCGGTGACCATTCTGGAGCGCAGCGGAGTAGTAGATGTGCTGTCCTTTGGCAGCGAGTATGGAGACGTGGAAAAACTCCGGCGGCTTGCCGCCTGCCTCAACACCCCGGAGTACGAGGAGAGACTGCGCCGGTTTGTAGGGGAAGGGATGCCCTTTGCCGCGGCCAGACAGGCGGCGGCGGACAGCCTGCTGGGGGAGGAGCTGTCCCTTTTGCTCTCCCAGCCAAACAACAATCTGGGGGTGGAGTACCTGCGGACACTGGACAGCCTAAACAGCAAGATCCAGCCCATGACCGTCCGCAGGGAGGGCGCCCCCCACGATAGCCTGCTGGAGGGCGCGGACCGTCCCCGCCACCTCTCTGCCACCCAGCTGCGGGCCTATTTGGAGCGGGGGGACTGGCCGGCATTGGAGCCCTATCTCCCCAAGGGCGGGGTGGAGGTCCTGAAAGAAGGATGGAACGGGTTTCCCAGTCTCCAGCGCATGGAGCGGGGAATTTTGGCCAAGCTCCGGACCATGACAGCGGAGGATTGGGCGAAACTCCCGGACAGCGGGGCTGGGGAGGGCCTGCCGCCCCGGCTGGAGCGGGCCGGAAAGCAGTGCCGCTCTCTGGAGGAATTTGTTGTCCTGGCAAAACCAAAGCACTGGACCCAGGCCCGGATGCGTCGGCTGCTGGTGTGGGCTTATTTGGGCCTGACCCAAACGGACCGGCCAGGACAGCCTACCTATCTTCGCGTGCTGGGGTTCAACACCCGGGGACAGGAGGTCCTGCGCCACATGAAAAAGCGGGTCCCCTGGTGTATTCTTACCAAATCTGCCCATGCCAGACGGCAGTTGGAAGGAGACCTGAGGCTGTTTGAACTGGAGGCCCGCTGTACCGATCTGTATGACCTATGCCTTGAAACCGTCCCGAGGCCGGGGCGAGAGTGGACCACCGGCCCGGTGCGGATGTGA
- a CDS encoding acetate kinase, protein MNILVINAGSSSLKYQLLNPETQEVLAKGLCERIGIDGKFTYKPTGKEAVKEADVAMPTHSEAIQAVLNALVDPANGVIASMDEIGAVGHRVVHGGEKFASSVLITDEVMAAIEECNPLAPLHNPANIIGIKACQALMPNTPMVAVFDTAFHQTMPPVAYTYALPYEYYEQDKVRRYGFHGTSHKYVSQRAAAMLGKPIEELKLISCHLGNGSSVTAIDGGKSVDTSMGFTPLAGLPMGTRCGDIDAGILEYLMNKHGYNIDEMLSILNKKSGVLGISGVSSDFRDLEAAAPQGNQRAQLALDSFDYNVKKLIGAYAAAMGGVDAIIFTAGVGENGPDTRANVVSGLEYMGVKLDAEKNNTRGKEVDVATDDSKVRVLVIPTNEELMIAMDTAAIVKA, encoded by the coding sequence ATGAATATTCTGGTAATCAACGCCGGCAGTTCTTCTCTGAAGTATCAGCTGCTCAACCCCGAGACTCAGGAGGTCCTGGCCAAGGGTCTGTGTGAGCGCATCGGTATCGACGGTAAGTTCACCTATAAGCCCACCGGCAAGGAGGCTGTCAAGGAGGCCGATGTGGCCATGCCCACTCACTCCGAGGCCATCCAGGCCGTGCTCAACGCTCTGGTGGACCCTGCCAACGGCGTGATCGCTTCCATGGATGAGATCGGCGCGGTGGGCCACCGTGTGGTTCACGGCGGCGAGAAGTTCGCCTCCTCCGTGCTTATCACCGATGAGGTCATGGCTGCCATCGAGGAGTGCAATCCTCTGGCTCCCCTGCACAACCCCGCCAACATCATCGGCATCAAGGCCTGCCAGGCTCTCATGCCCAACACTCCCATGGTCGCCGTGTTCGACACCGCGTTCCATCAGACCATGCCCCCCGTGGCCTACACCTACGCTCTGCCCTACGAGTACTATGAGCAGGACAAGGTCCGCCGCTACGGCTTCCACGGCACCAGCCACAAGTACGTCTCCCAGCGCGCTGCCGCTATGCTGGGCAAGCCCATCGAGGAGCTCAAGCTGATCTCCTGCCACCTGGGCAACGGTTCTTCCGTCACTGCCATCGACGGCGGCAAGAGCGTTGACACCTCCATGGGCTTCACCCCCCTGGCTGGTCTGCCCATGGGCACCCGCTGCGGCGACATCGACGCCGGCATCCTGGAGTACCTGATGAACAAGCACGGCTACAACATCGACGAGATGCTCAGCATCCTCAACAAGAAGTCCGGCGTGCTGGGTATTTCCGGCGTGTCCTCCGACTTCCGTGATCTGGAGGCTGCTGCTCCTCAGGGCAACCAGCGTGCTCAGCTGGCTCTGGACTCCTTCGACTACAACGTGAAGAAGCTCATCGGCGCTTATGCCGCTGCTATGGGCGGCGTGGACGCCATCATCTTCACCGCCGGTGTGGGCGAGAACGGCCCCGACACCCGTGCCAACGTGGTCTCCGGCCTGGAGTACATGGGCGTGAAGCTGGACGCGGAGAAGAACAACACCCGCGGCAAGGAAGTGGACGTAGCCACCGACGACTCCAAGGTGCGTGTCCTGGTCATCCCCACCAATGAGGAACTGATGATCGCTATGGATACCGCTGCCATCGTCAAGGCCTGA
- a CDS encoding DUF3810 domain-containing protein codes for MKNKITWIKWGAGLALPLALVGLFELLKGDQARMGWWVDHVMAPVEQFLARIWSVFPAFSVAEVLTALALMVGVVWLIRAVVLLIRKREGRIFTKRLLAMLGAVLWIWCAMDWMWNAAYYAPSFAQRSGLETQPYSVETLEQVTALFAEKAAKYSTQVQRDENGLFAEDTAAIFEKGPEIYENLMQEFPCLELEHPTRAKPIFFSRLQSWLGFTGVYFPFTGEANVNVDAPSCLLPATIAHEMAHQRMVAAEQEANFVGIAASVTSGDPVYVYSGYLMGLIQLCNALYPVDPEGWSAIVEQYFTPELAADWNDNNAYWAELSSPVEDAAEQVYDSFLKGNDQELGMRSYGACVDLLVTYFS; via the coding sequence ATGAAAAACAAGATAACTTGGATCAAGTGGGGGGCAGGGTTGGCTCTGCCTCTGGCGCTGGTGGGCCTGTTTGAACTGCTCAAAGGCGATCAGGCCCGAATGGGCTGGTGGGTAGACCATGTCATGGCCCCGGTGGAGCAGTTTTTGGCACGGATTTGGTCCGTGTTTCCCGCTTTCTCCGTGGCCGAAGTGCTCACCGCTCTGGCCTTGATGGTTGGTGTGGTGTGGCTGATCCGGGCGGTGGTGTTGCTGATCCGGAAACGGGAGGGACGCATCTTTACAAAACGGCTGCTGGCTATGCTGGGGGCGGTGCTTTGGATTTGGTGTGCCATGGATTGGATGTGGAACGCTGCCTACTATGCTCCTTCCTTTGCCCAGCGCAGCGGATTGGAGACACAGCCCTATTCTGTGGAGACACTGGAACAGGTTACCGCCCTGTTTGCCGAAAAGGCGGCGAAGTATTCCACCCAGGTGCAGCGGGATGAAAATGGCCTGTTTGCCGAGGATACCGCCGCCATTTTTGAGAAGGGGCCCGAGATCTATGAGAATCTGATGCAGGAGTTCCCATGCCTGGAATTGGAGCATCCCACCCGGGCCAAACCCATCTTTTTCTCCCGCCTGCAGAGCTGGCTGGGGTTTACTGGGGTATATTTCCCTTTCACCGGGGAGGCCAACGTGAATGTAGATGCCCCGTCCTGTCTGCTGCCCGCCACCATTGCCCATGAGATGGCTCACCAGCGCATGGTGGCTGCCGAGCAGGAGGCAAATTTTGTGGGCATTGCCGCCTCGGTCACCAGCGGGGATCCAGTATATGTTTACTCAGGATATTTGATGGGGCTTATTCAGCTGTGCAACGCCCTGTATCCGGTGGACCCGGAGGGGTGGAGCGCCATCGTGGAGCAGTATTTTACGCCGGAGCTGGCCGCGGACTGGAACGATAACAACGCCTACTGGGCAGAGCTGTCCTCTCCGGTGGAGGATGCTGCCGAGCAAGTGTATGACTCGTTTTTGAAAGGTAACGACCAGGAACTGGGCATGCGTTCTTACGGAGCCTGTGTGGACCTGTTAGTCACCTACTTTTCTTAG